Part of the Salinimonas lutimaris genome, TAACAAGCAATAAAGGAAATGTTATGACTGATTTTCTGGTATCCCTGTCATCTGAGCCGGCTGCGGCTCACTGGGGCGAAAACGCACCTTTCAGCCTAAATGCACAGGGTGCGGTCGTGCATATTGACGATGAACAGGATGCATTACGCAAAATTGCGGTCACCGCCCGCGCTGTGGATAACATGAATATCAAAAAGGTAAAGCTGGACGGTCAGTGGAGCTTTGATCAACAGTGGCAATTTGCCATGAGCTTTCCCCGTCCGCGCAACGCCGGCGATATCATCTGGGCAGACACCGAAGACAAAGAGCGTCTGGAGCAGTACTTCACGGCGCTGCGTTTTACCCGCAAACTGGTTAACGATACGCCAGAAGATCTGAGCCCGGAAAATCTGGCAACCCGCGCCGCCGAGTGGATTCAGGAGTTGGGTGGCGATAAGGTCAGCGTTGAGATGATCACCGGTGAGGCATTAAAAGAGGCTGGCTGGACCGGGATCTACAATGTGGGCCGGGGCAGTGAGCGTCCACCGGTCTTTTTAGAGCTGGACTACAATCCGACTGGCAATCCCGATGCGCCGGTCGATGCGGCCCTGGTGGGTAAAGGCATTACCTTTGACAGCGGTGGTTACTCGCTGAAATCCAGTGAAGGTATGCTGGATATGAAATGTGACATGGGCGGCGCCGCCACCGTCACCGGTGCGCTTGGTCTGGCGATGATGCAGGGACTGACCAAGCGGGTCAAGTTGCTGCTATGCTGCGCTGAAAACCTGGTTAGTGGCCATGCTTACAAGCTGGGTGATGTACTGACTTATAAAAATGGGGTCACAGTTGAGGTAGTTAATACCGATGCAGAAGGCCGCCTGGTGCTGGCCGATGGTCTGATTCGTGCCACCGAGCTAAACGCGCCGCTGATTATTGACGCGGCTACCCTGACGGGTGCAGCCATGGTGGCGCTGGGCGGTGATTATCATGGTGTGTTTAGTATGGACGATGCCGCGCGTGACAAAATGTTGTCCAGTGCGCAGGCGGAAAATGAGAAATTCTGGCCATTACCGCTAGAAGCGTTTCATAAAAACCGGTGCCCATCATCATTTGCCGACACCGCAAACAGTCGTCCGCAAAAAGGCGGCGGTGCAGGCGGTGCATCAAATGCCGCAGGCTTTCTGGCGCACTTTGTGAATCCGCAGGGTAAGGGCTGGGTTCATCTGGATCTGGCCGCTGCGTATCAGAGTTCTGGTACCTCAGAGATGCCGGTAGGGGCCACAGCGAAGGGGATTCGCTCAATTGCCCGTATGCTGCACGATTACTAAACCGGCAGATACAAGAGTCAGATGAGATGGCACCAGATGCCATTTCATCTGATGATACTATATACCACCAAGCCGCTCAGCGAGTTGCTTGTAACGTTCTACGTCAGTTTTATCGAATAGTGGCTCTCCCTGTGCATCTTTCTCCTTGGCTGTCAGCAGGCTTTCACGCTGTAGCCGCTGTACTCTGATTTCCTGAATTCCCAGATAATCAGCAACTTCTTCAACATTCATCAATGACATATCACATACTCCTCGCTTTTGGTGATAGTAAAAGTAAAGCGTAAATGCGACAATTTGCTAGTTTATCTGTAAACAAATTGCGCAGGCGTAATGCCACGTTGCTTATTTTGCCAGTTCACCATTTACTAACAGGAGTCGTGCAGTTATGGATACCTGGTCCGCTGCGGTTATGCTATTTCTCATCATGGACCCGCTGGGCAATCTGCCTATTTTTATGTCGGTGTTAAAATCCATCGAGCCGAAGCGCCGCAGAATTATCCTGGTACGGGAGCTGTTTCTGGCCCTAGTGATTTTGTTTACCTTTTTGTTCAGTGGACAGGCAGTGCTGGACTTTTTGAATGTTAAGCAGGAGACCGTCAGCATCGCCGGCGGAATTGTGTTGTTTTTGATTGCCGTGCGCATGATTTTCCCCCAGTCGGGTAATCCGCTTGGACTGGCCGTAGGCGAAGAGCCCTTTCTGGTGCCGCTGGCTATTCCGCTGATTGCCGGGCCTTCTACTCTGGCGGCGTTGATACTGTTATCTAATCAGAATCCGGATCGGATGACCGACTGGTCACTGGCGCTCGGGGTATCCTGGTTTATCAGTGCCGTCATTCTGTTCTTTTCCGGGGCCTTTCATAAATTACTGGGTGAGCGTGGCCTCACCGCAATGGAAAGATTAATGGGGATGATTCTGGTCATGATCTCCATCCAGATGTTCTTAGATGGCATCGCTCAATATTTTACTCACACCTCAGGAATGTTTGAATGAGTCAGAATAAGTTAAATACCTTCGGCCGGGTGCGTGCACTCACTGACTGGAAAGCCGTGGCTTTCAGTGCCGCTCTGCTGGAGAGAATGCTGCCCAATTATCAGCTGTTTTGTGATAGTACCGGCTTTGATGATGAAGGCGCGTGCCGAAAGTGCTTAGACCTTATCTGGGAATGGCTGAGCGCACCGAAAAGTAAGATTAACTTTTCCCTGCAACTGGAAAAAGTAGAGGAAGTGACCCCGGATACTCAGGATTACGATTTTTATGGGGTATATCCGGCCATTGATGCGGCTATTGGACTGTCTTCAGCACTGCACTTGCTGTTGCAACAGGACCTGCAAGGGGCCGTGGTGATCAGCAAATTATCGCAGGGCTCGGTTGAGGCCTATCTGCTGATGACCGGTGAAGCCACCGACGATGATGTGAAGCAGCATCCGCTCATGCAGTTTGAAATAGAGGTTCAGCAGGAACTGCTCGACAGCCTGGAGAACCTGCGCCGCAACAGCGAACAGATTAAGTCGCTGCGCACGCTGGCCCTGGAAGCCGGTATTTCTAATATCGGACTGGAAATTTAATCCATCGCCTGTGCTTCAATCAGCAGGTAGCTCAGCCCGGACAGCTGCTTGCTTTTAATGATTTGAAGCGTATCAGGCATAGCCGGCAGTGAGGCGTTGGCCTCCTGTTCGATATAAATCAGCCCGTTGGGTTTGATCAACTGGCGCTGTACGATAATATCCAGCGCAGGTTGTACCAGGCCGTGATTAAACGGCGGGTCAATAAAGATGATATCGTAACTGTTGTGGCTGTTTTTAAGCAATGACAGGGCGTCTCCGCAGCTGACCATACCGTTTGCCTGTAATGTGGCAAGATTGGTTTTAAGCTGAGAGGCTGCCTGGGCGTCTTTTTCAAAGAAATCACATTGGCTGGCATAGCGGGACAGGGCTTCCATCCCCAGACTGCCAGCACCGGCAAACACATCCAGACACACTGCATTTTGCGTGTCATGCATTAGCCAGTTAAACAGGGTTTCTTTATTTCTGTCGGTAGTCGGGCGCAGACCTTCAAGATCATGCACCGGGAGTTTTCTGCCCCGCCATTGTCCGGCAATAATCCGGACGTGGCCACCGCGCCTGGAAGTGGAGTGGGGAGTTTTACGCGCTCGCTTCATACTGAATGACAATGCTATTATGGCGGCTATATGGCTGCTCATTTTAGCCGAATTTGTACTGAATTAATAAGGGTTTGTCCGCAAAATGTCGAAACTTTTTGGCTGGTTCCGTAAGAAAAAGAAATCGGAAGAACAAAAAAATACACCTCAACAGGCAGAACAAAATACCTCTGCTGAATCTTCTGGACAGGGTGCTGACGCTGCACCGGTCGAGCTGGACAAACCGCAGAGCGCTGAGTCTGACCAGCCTGAAGTGGTGGTGACACAGACAGAGAGTAGCGCTAAGCCAGAGGTGGATACCAGCGCTGACACATCCGCACAGCCTGTTGCACAAGAGCCGCTGGATGAAGCCTCCTCCAACACAGTGGCTGATCAGTTGGATGCGCCTTTAGAAACAGCATCAGAAAAAGATGATGGAGCGCTTGCCTCCACAGTGACTGACACACACACTGAAACGCCAGAGC contains:
- the rsmD gene encoding 16S rRNA (guanine(966)-N(2))-methyltransferase RsmD, with the translated sequence MKRARKTPHSTSRRGGHVRIIAGQWRGRKLPVHDLEGLRPTTDRNKETLFNWLMHDTQNAVCLDVFAGAGSLGMEALSRYASQCDFFEKDAQAASQLKTNLATLQANGMVSCGDALSLLKNSHNSYDIIFIDPPFNHGLVQPALDIIVQRQLIKPNGLIYIEQEANASLPAMPDTLQIIKSKQLSGLSYLLIEAQAMD
- a CDS encoding helix-turn-helix domain-containing protein, translated to MSLMNVEEVADYLGIQEIRVQRLQRESLLTAKEKDAQGEPLFDKTDVERYKQLAERLGGI
- the pepB gene encoding aminopeptidase PepB — encoded protein: MTDFLVSLSSEPAAAHWGENAPFSLNAQGAVVHIDDEQDALRKIAVTARAVDNMNIKKVKLDGQWSFDQQWQFAMSFPRPRNAGDIIWADTEDKERLEQYFTALRFTRKLVNDTPEDLSPENLATRAAEWIQELGGDKVSVEMITGEALKEAGWTGIYNVGRGSERPPVFLELDYNPTGNPDAPVDAALVGKGITFDSGGYSLKSSEGMLDMKCDMGGAATVTGALGLAMMQGLTKRVKLLLCCAENLVSGHAYKLGDVLTYKNGVTVEVVNTDAEGRLVLADGLIRATELNAPLIIDAATLTGAAMVALGGDYHGVFSMDDAARDKMLSSAQAENEKFWPLPLEAFHKNRCPSSFADTANSRPQKGGGAGGASNAAGFLAHFVNPQGKGWVHLDLAAAYQSSGTSEMPVGATAKGIRSIARMLHDY
- a CDS encoding YhgN family NAAT transporter yields the protein MDTWSAAVMLFLIMDPLGNLPIFMSVLKSIEPKRRRIILVRELFLALVILFTFLFSGQAVLDFLNVKQETVSIAGGIVLFLIAVRMIFPQSGNPLGLAVGEEPFLVPLAIPLIAGPSTLAALILLSNQNPDRMTDWSLALGVSWFISAVILFFSGAFHKLLGERGLTAMERLMGMILVMISIQMFLDGIAQYFTHTSGMFE
- a CDS encoding YjaG family protein, which translates into the protein MSQNKLNTFGRVRALTDWKAVAFSAALLERMLPNYQLFCDSTGFDDEGACRKCLDLIWEWLSAPKSKINFSLQLEKVEEVTPDTQDYDFYGVYPAIDAAIGLSSALHLLLQQDLQGAVVISKLSQGSVEAYLLMTGEATDDDVKQHPLMQFEIEVQQELLDSLENLRRNSEQIKSLRTLALEAGISNIGLEI